In Ciconia boyciana chromosome 12, ASM3463844v1, whole genome shotgun sequence, a genomic segment contains:
- the LOC140658417 gene encoding probable G-protein coupled receptor 34: MDSPSTPFPASQLTEHRLSNSCCQIRDEFLSVTLPVMYSLIFIIGLLSNTLALWVFSCSAQCRTSITVYMRNLALSDLLLSLCLPFRIAFQSKSEPLIFCNIVGAFFYLNMYVSITFLSLISLDRYLKIIRPLQKFRIHTVSCSTMASGVVWLVHTAFTLPFFFETRGKGPCDHKCFHFRSKSTTAAAFNMVAVATFFILLLLFLYFYSKIFAKLHRVSSVKAQQLNKRTSMRAITKTFIVLIIFIVCFTPYHIVRIPYILTQVGAISSLPWKQGLHLANELVLCISALNSCLDPVIFFFLSSSFRRAVLCTIQGRLKRALPRKQGGLSHSRPVAF; this comes from the coding sequence ATGGACTCCCCGAGCACCCCCTTTCCTGCCAGCCAGCTCACAGAGCACAGACTCAGCAATTCCTGCTGTCAGATCCGAGATGAATTCCTCTCTGTGACGCTCCCTGTGATGTACTCCCTCATCTTCATCATTGGGCTGCTCAGCAACACCCTGGCACTCTGGGTGTTCTCGTGCAGTGCACAGTGCAGGACCTCCATCACTGTGTACATGCGGAACCTGGCGCTCTCTgacctgctgctctccctctgcctgcccttccGCATCGCCTTTCAAAGCAAGAGTGAACCTCTGATCTTCTGCAACATTGTCGGGGCCTTCTTCTACCTCAACATGTATGTCAGCATCACATTCCTCAGCCTGATCAGCCTTGACCGCTACCTGAAGATCATCCGGCCCCTGCAGAAATTTAGGATTCACACTGTGTCCTGTAGCACCATGGCCTCTGGGGTGGTTTGGTTGGTGCACACAGCATTCACgctgcctttcttttttgagaCAAGAGGAAAAGGGCCCTGTGACCATAAATGCTTCCACTTCAGAAGCAAAagcaccacagcagcagcttttaacATGGTTGCAGTAGCCACTTTtttcatcctgctgctgctcttcctctaCTTCTACAGCAAGATATTTGCCAAGCTGCACAGAGTCTCCTCGGTGAAAGCTCAGCAGCTGAACAAAAGGACCAGCATGAGAGCCATCACCAAGACCTTCATAGTCCTGATCATCTTCATTGTATGCTTCACCCCCTATCACATTGTCCGCATTCCTTACATCCTCACGCAAGTGGGGGCCATTTCTAGCCTGCCCTGGAAGCAGGGTCTCCACCTTGCTAATGAGCTTGTGCTCTGCATCTCAGCCCTCAACAGCTGCCTTGACCCAGTTATCTTCTTCTTCTTGTCCAGCAGCTTCCGGAGAGCTGTGCTCTGCACCATCCAGGGCAGGCTGAAGAGAGCTCTCCCAAGGAAGCAGGGGGGGCTGAGCCACAGCAGGCCTGTGGCTTTCTAG
- the LOC140658567 gene encoding LOW QUALITY PROTEIN: probable G-protein coupled receptor 34 (The sequence of the model RefSeq protein was modified relative to this genomic sequence to represent the inferred CDS: inserted 2 bases in 2 codons) translates to MEPAHADVRSNTSCIFLSRSVALTMDSPSTPFPASQLTEHRLSNSCCQIRDEFLSVTLPVMYSLIFIIGLLSNTLALWVFSCSAQCRTSITVYMRNLALSDLLLSLCLPFRIAFQSKSEPLIFCNIVGAFFYLNMYVSITFLSLISLDRYLKIIRPLQKFRIHTVSCSTMASGVVWLVHTAFTLPFFFETRGKGPCDHKCFHFRSKSTTAAAFNMVAVAXFFILLLLFLYFYSKIFAKLHRVSSVKAQQLNKRTSMRAITKTFIVLIIFIVCFTPYHIVRIPYILTQXGAISSLPWKQGLHLANELVLCISALNSCLDPVIFFFLSSSFRRAVLCTIQGRLKRALPRKQGGLSHSRPVAF, encoded by the exons ATGGAGCCAGCTCATGCAGATGTCCGCTCCAACAcctcctgcatttttctttccagatccGTGGCCCTAACAATGGACTCCCCGAGCACCCCCTTTCCTGCCAGCCAGCTCACAGAGCACAGACTCAGCAATTCCTGCTGTCAGATCCGAGATGAATTCCTCTCTGTGACGCTCCCTGTGATGTACTCCCTCATCTTCATCATTGGGCTGCTCAGCAACACCCTGGCACTCTGGGTGTTCTCGTGCAGTGCACAGTGCAGGACCTCCATCACTGTGTACATGCGGAACCTGGCGCTCTCTgacctgctgctctccctctgcctgcccttccGCATCGCCTTTCAAAGCAAGAGTGAACCTCTGATCTTCTGCAACATTGTCGGGGCCTTCTTCTACCTCAACATGTATGTCAGCATCACATTCCTCAGCCTGATCAGCCTTGACCGCTACCTGAAGATCATCCGGCCCCTGCAGAAATTTAGGATTCACACTGTGTCCTGTAGCACCATGGCCTCTGGGGTGGTTTGGTTGGTGCACACAGCATTCACgctgcctttcttttttgagaCAAGAGGAAAAGGGCCCTGTGACCATAAATGCTTCCACTTCAGAAGCAAAagcaccacagcagcagcttttaacATGGTTGCAGTAG ACTTtttcatcctgctgctgctcttcctctaCTTCTACAGCAAGATATTTGCCAAGCTGCACAGAGTCTCCTCGGTGAAAGCTCAGCAGCTGAACAAAAGGACCAGCATGAGAGCCATCACCAAGACCTTCATAGTCCTGATCATCTTCATTGTATGCTTCACCCCCTATCACATTGTCCGCATTCCTTACATCCTCACGC GTGGGGCCATTTCTAGCCTGCCCTGGAAGCAGGGTCTCCACCTTGCTAATGAGCTTGTGCTCTGCATCTCAGCCCTCAACAGCTGCCTTGACCCAGTTATCTTCTTCTTCTTGTCCAGCAGCTTCCGGAGAGCTGTGCTCTGCACCATCCAGGGCAGGCTGAAGAGAGCTCTCCCAAGGAAGCAGGGGGGGCTGAGCCACAGCAGGCCTGTGGCTTTCTAG
- the LOC140658568 gene encoding LOW QUALITY PROTEIN: 40-kDa huntingtin-associated protein-like (The sequence of the model RefSeq protein was modified relative to this genomic sequence to represent the inferred CDS: inserted 1 base in 1 codon) — MLSAAGSSGPGGAGGSGPGLGGDGDFLSRYRLVSAKLRRRFLRKPNVAEAAEQFAALARELRAQESLPYAAWCQLAVARCAQSLFHGPAEAAALAEAARLFLRQERDLRQRLGLRGGFGEHVAAAQSCGAFAARLHLEXGQPGLAAGLCLELAAALRDTGRPARAAAHLQRAAELLAAARLPLEALRCLAERASCLLLGRDYAGALAALTRAQALAGAGLGGAGRGAPGGAFLDVLARCEVSRVLLLLLLQPPPAKLLPEHARTLEQYCWEAPEGGAGPGPGGGPGAGGGLPPAASYLPAELFLLLQSAVLACQEKDAEALKALQAELWPLLSAEQNHLLHLVLQEMLSPAGQGL; from the exons ATGCTGTCGGCGGCGGGCAgctccggccccggcggggcgggcggctccGGGCCGGGCCTCGGCGGCGACGGGGACTTCCTGTCGCGGTACCGGTTGGTGTCGGCCAAGCTGCGGCGGCGATTCCTGCGGAAGCCGAACGTGGCGGAGGCGGCGGAGCAGTTCGCGGCGCTGGCGCGGGAGCTGCGCGCCCAGGAGAGCCTGCCCTACGCGGCCTGGTGCCAGCTGGCCGTGGCGCGCTGCGCCCAGAGCCTCTTCCACGGGCCCGCCGAGGCGGCCGCCCTGGCCGAGGCGGCGCGGCTCTTCCTGCGCCAAGAGCGGGACCTGCGGCAGCGCCTGGGGCTGCGCGGCGGCTTCGGCGAGCACGTGGCGGCGGCGCAGAGCTGCGGCGCCTTCGCCGCCCGCCTGCACCTGG cggggcagccggggctggcggccggGCTGTGCCTGGAGCTGGCGGCGGCGCTGCGCGACACGGGCcggcccgcccgcgccgccgcgcaCCTGCAGCGGGCGGCCGAGCtgctggcggcggcgcggctgcCCCTGGAGGCGCTGCGCTGCCTGGCTGAGCGcgcctcctgcctgctgctgggccGCGACTACGCCGGCGCCCTGGCGGCGCTGACGCGGGCGCAGGCGctggccggggccgggctgggcggcGCTGGCCGGGGCGCGCCCGGCGGCGCCTTCCTGGACGTGCTGGCGCGCTGCGAGGTGTCgcgggtgctgctgctgctgctgctgcagccgccGCCCGCCAAGCTGCTGCCCGAGCACGCCCGGACGCTGGAGCAGTACTGCTGGGAGGCGCCGgagggcggcgcggggccggggcccgggggcggccccggggcgggcggcgggctgCCGCCGGCGGCGAGCTACCTGCCGGCCGAGctcttcttgctgctgcagtCGGCCGTGCTGGCGTGCCAGGAGAAGGACGCGGAGGCGCTGAAGGCCCTGCAGGCCGAGCTCTGGCCGCTGCTTAGCGCCGAGCAGAACCACCTGCTGCACCTGGTGCTGCAGGAGATGCTCAGCCCTGCCGGACAGGGGCTCTGA